A part of Solicola gregarius genomic DNA contains:
- a CDS encoding response regulator transcription factor → MSATNLGEHDIGALGELVTLVHEDPGPGLPWPFLHRLKDLIGCDDLSFNGVDTLTETHYLKQCLDESEFVDASPGQRDPEDEAFWRHYWSAYCSYYDLSGDYTSVTLLSDFFSLRQWRATGMYIDTAYGVDHEMMMCAPDGPGRSVRLIAFRGPGASFDERDRLLFALLRPHVAEAYRAAAIRRLRVETALTPRQRQLLELVGLGHTNRQIARRMSISEGTVRTHLVNIFARLDVTSRTAAVTRVAAPGTSGDGAEVLVPGALSA, encoded by the coding sequence ATGTCTGCGACAAACCTCGGCGAGCACGACATCGGCGCCCTCGGCGAGCTGGTCACGCTGGTCCACGAGGACCCCGGGCCGGGACTACCGTGGCCGTTCCTGCATCGGCTGAAGGACCTGATCGGATGCGACGACCTGTCGTTCAACGGCGTCGACACCCTGACCGAGACCCACTACCTGAAGCAGTGCCTGGACGAGTCCGAGTTCGTGGATGCGAGTCCGGGCCAGCGTGACCCGGAGGACGAGGCCTTCTGGCGGCACTACTGGTCGGCCTACTGCTCCTACTACGACCTCTCCGGCGACTACACCAGCGTGACCCTGTTGTCGGACTTCTTCTCGCTCCGGCAATGGCGTGCGACGGGCATGTACATCGACACTGCCTACGGTGTCGACCACGAGATGATGATGTGCGCGCCCGACGGGCCCGGACGCTCCGTACGGCTGATCGCATTCCGAGGACCGGGCGCGAGCTTCGACGAACGAGACCGCCTCCTGTTCGCCCTGCTGCGCCCGCACGTCGCCGAGGCGTACCGTGCCGCAGCGATACGCCGCCTACGCGTCGAAACCGCCCTGACGCCCCGGCAGCGGCAGCTCCTCGAGCTCGTCGGGCTCGGCCACACCAACAGACAGATCGCTCGCAGGATGAGCATCTCCGAGGGCACTGTCCGTACCCACCTCGTCAACATCTTCGCTCGACTCGACGTCACGAGCCGTACCGCCGCCGTGACACGCGTCGCCGCACCCGGCACGTCAGGCGACGGCGCGGAGGTCCTCGTGCCCGGAGCTCTGTCCGCCTGA
- a CDS encoding sirohydrochlorin chelatase, whose amino-acid sequence MTAPALVALAHGSRDPRSSATITALTERVASMRPDLRVEPAFLELSDPLVGDVIDRLYAEGHDEIVIVPLLISSAYHANVDIPAVIEAAQARHTDLRVHATDVLGVESALLDVLDKRLRAALADARVRELDALVLAAAGSSDSIANQVMQRAARTWGLRHNLPAVAAFATAAPPATGEAVRAFRADGRRHIAVGSLFLAPGFLPDRAAELALEAGAVAVSEPLGVDEEIARVVLARYAVGAVDLVPIPA is encoded by the coding sequence ATGACCGCACCGGCACTGGTCGCTCTCGCACACGGGAGCCGCGACCCGCGCTCGTCCGCCACGATCACAGCACTCACGGAACGGGTCGCATCCATGCGTCCCGATCTACGAGTCGAGCCCGCGTTCCTGGAGCTCTCCGATCCGTTGGTCGGCGATGTCATCGACCGCCTGTACGCCGAGGGGCACGACGAGATCGTGATCGTGCCGTTGCTGATCAGCAGCGCCTACCACGCGAACGTCGACATCCCAGCGGTGATCGAGGCGGCACAGGCGCGGCACACCGACCTGCGGGTGCACGCGACGGACGTACTCGGCGTCGAGTCGGCACTGCTCGACGTACTCGACAAGCGGCTGCGTGCTGCACTTGCGGACGCTCGCGTACGTGAGCTGGACGCGCTGGTGCTGGCGGCGGCAGGTTCGAGCGACTCGATCGCGAACCAGGTGATGCAGCGCGCCGCGCGTACGTGGGGACTTCGGCACAACCTGCCGGCGGTCGCCGCTTTCGCGACCGCCGCTCCCCCGGCGACGGGTGAGGCCGTACGCGCGTTCCGCGCCGACGGCCGACGCCACATCGCCGTGGGCTCGCTGTTCCTCGCGCCGGGCTTCCTGCCCGACCGGGCCGCGGAGCTCGCCTTGGAGGCGGGCGCGGTCGCGGTCTCGGAGCCGCTCGGCGTCGATGAGGAGATCGCCCGGGTCGTACTCGCCCGCTACGCGGTCGGCGCGGTCGACCTGGTGCCGATCCCGGCCTGA
- a CDS encoding phosphoadenylyl-sulfate reductase, producing the protein MTITNVDVDRRSAAELRDIATVAGAELELAPASVIVEWAVATFGERFCVTSSMADAVLIDIASKVAPGLDIVFLDTGYHFAETIGTRDAVAATMPVNLITVEPEQTVAEQDAGEGKDLFARDPDRCCFLRKVKPLQDALASYDAWATGLRREETHNRVITPVVGWDPGKEKVKVSPLARWTGDDVDRYIQENGVLVNPLQYDGYPSIGCWPCTRRVEEGADLRSGRWAGLAKTECGIHA; encoded by the coding sequence ATGACGATCACCAATGTCGACGTCGACCGTCGTAGCGCCGCGGAACTCCGCGACATCGCGACGGTCGCCGGCGCCGAGCTCGAGCTCGCACCCGCTTCGGTCATCGTCGAGTGGGCAGTCGCTACGTTCGGCGAGCGGTTCTGCGTGACGTCCTCGATGGCCGACGCCGTCCTGATCGACATCGCCTCGAAGGTCGCGCCGGGTCTCGATATCGTCTTCCTGGACACGGGCTACCACTTCGCCGAGACGATCGGTACGCGCGACGCGGTCGCCGCCACGATGCCGGTCAACCTGATCACCGTCGAGCCCGAGCAGACCGTCGCCGAGCAGGACGCCGGCGAGGGCAAGGACCTGTTCGCCCGCGACCCCGACCGCTGCTGCTTCCTGCGCAAGGTCAAGCCGCTGCAGGATGCACTCGCCTCGTACGACGCGTGGGCGACAGGGCTGCGCCGCGAAGAGACGCACAACCGGGTGATCACACCGGTCGTCGGCTGGGATCCGGGCAAGGAGAAGGTCAAGGTGTCGCCGCTCGCGCGTTGGACGGGCGACGACGTCGACCGCTACATCCAGGAGAACGGCGTACTGGTCAACCCGCTGCAGTACGACGGCTACCCGTCGATCGGGTGCTGGCCTTGCACGCGACGGGTCGAGGAGGGCGCCGACCTGCGCAGCGGGCGCTGGGCCGGGCTGGCCAAGACCGAGTGCGGGATCCACGCATGA
- a CDS encoding nitrite/sulfite reductase translates to MTTTTDAPVRPTRASRAQKGSGQWALGYREPLNSNEQVKKDDDALNVRARIENIYAHGGFESIDPVDLRGRFRWWGIYTQRKPGIDGGKTATLEPEQLEDSYFMLRVRIDGGQLDLDQLRTIAELSATYGRDTADLTDRQNIQLHWVRIEDVPTIWNKLEAVGLTTQEACGDCPRVILGSPVAGIAADEIIDGTWAVEEIERRYIGSKEFSNLPRKFKTAISGHPSHDTVPQINDVAFVGVEHPEFGPGFDLWVGGGLSTNPMLAQRLGVWVPLEDVPEVWAGVTGIFRDYGYRRLRTRARLKFLLADWGTQRFRDVLETEYLGRPLPDGPEAPAPQTPGDHVGVHKQQDGRFYVGVALTVGRVSGSLLAKVADVVEQHGSGRVRTTAHQKLLILDLDEHRVEPLITALEGLGLYARPSAWRRNTMACTGIEFCKLAIINTKDRAAELIDELEQRVPELDTPISVNVNGCPNSCARIQTADIGLKGQLVVDESGAQVEGFQVHLGGALGLEAGFGRKLRAHKVTGAALADYIERLARTYLAERNDGEVFAQWVGRADEAVLR, encoded by the coding sequence ATGACCACGACGACCGACGCCCCCGTTCGCCCGACCCGCGCAAGCCGCGCCCAGAAGGGCAGCGGACAGTGGGCCCTCGGCTACCGCGAGCCGCTCAACTCCAACGAGCAGGTGAAGAAGGACGACGACGCGCTGAACGTTCGCGCCCGGATCGAGAACATCTACGCGCACGGCGGGTTCGAGTCGATCGACCCGGTCGACCTGCGCGGCCGGTTCCGCTGGTGGGGCATCTACACCCAGCGCAAGCCCGGCATCGACGGCGGCAAGACCGCGACGCTCGAGCCCGAGCAGCTCGAGGACAGCTACTTCATGCTGCGCGTACGCATCGACGGCGGGCAGCTCGACCTCGACCAGCTCCGCACGATCGCCGAGCTGTCCGCGACGTACGGGCGTGACACCGCCGACCTGACGGACCGGCAGAACATCCAGCTGCACTGGGTACGCATCGAGGACGTCCCGACCATCTGGAACAAGCTCGAGGCCGTCGGTCTGACCACCCAGGAGGCGTGCGGCGACTGCCCCCGGGTGATCCTGGGGAGCCCGGTCGCGGGCATCGCCGCCGACGAGATCATCGACGGCACCTGGGCGGTCGAGGAGATCGAGCGCCGCTACATCGGCAGCAAGGAGTTCTCCAACCTGCCGCGCAAGTTCAAGACCGCGATCAGCGGGCATCCGAGCCACGACACGGTGCCCCAGATCAACGACGTAGCGTTCGTCGGCGTCGAGCATCCGGAGTTCGGGCCCGGCTTCGACCTCTGGGTCGGCGGCGGACTCTCGACGAACCCGATGCTCGCGCAACGGCTCGGGGTCTGGGTTCCGCTCGAGGATGTCCCGGAGGTATGGGCCGGCGTCACCGGCATCTTCCGCGACTACGGCTATCGCCGGCTTCGAACGCGCGCCCGGCTGAAGTTCCTACTCGCCGACTGGGGCACGCAGCGGTTCCGTGACGTGCTGGAGACCGAGTACCTCGGCCGGCCACTGCCCGACGGACCCGAGGCACCGGCACCGCAGACCCCCGGCGACCACGTCGGCGTCCACAAGCAGCAGGACGGCCGCTTCTACGTCGGTGTCGCACTCACCGTCGGTCGGGTGTCGGGCTCGCTGCTCGCCAAGGTCGCCGACGTCGTCGAGCAGCACGGCAGCGGCCGCGTACGCACGACCGCGCACCAGAAACTGCTGATCCTCGACCTCGACGAGCACCGGGTCGAACCGCTGATCACCGCGCTCGAGGGCCTCGGGTTGTACGCCCGCCCGTCGGCGTGGCGGCGCAACACGATGGCCTGCACGGGCATCGAGTTCTGCAAGCTCGCGATCATCAACACCAAGGACCGCGCGGCCGAGCTGATCGACGAGCTCGAGCAGCGCGTACCCGAGCTGGATACGCCCATCAGCGTCAACGTCAACGGGTGCCCCAACTCCTGCGCCCGCATCCAGACCGCCGACATCGGCCTCAAGGGCCAGCTCGTCGTCGATGAGTCCGGCGCGCAGGTGGAGGGCTTCCAGGTCCACCTCGGGGGCGCCCTCGGGCTCGAGGCGGGATTCGGCCGCAAGCTACGAGCACACAAGGTGACCGGCGCCGCACTCGCCGACTACATCGAGCGCCTCGCGCGTACGTACCTCGCAGAGCGCAACGACGGCGAGGTGTTCGCGCAGTGGGTCGGGCGCGCCGACGAGGCGGTGCTGCGATGA